The window CGGTGAGAACGAGCGCCGCCTGCCGACCCCGGTTGACGCCTCCGATCCGGCCTGGGGCCCGATCCGCCCCTGAGCCAGCAACGCGCCGAACCCTTCACCCCGAATGACAAGCCGAAAGGAACCATCATGAACACCAAGCTTGCCACCGCTCTGCTGCTGGCCTCGGCCACCGGCCTTGCCGCCTGCGCCAAGAAGCCGCCCGAGCAGCTGCCCCCGCCGCCCTCGCAGACGGTGACCCAGCCGCAGACCCGCCCGCAGGTCCAGCCGACCGGGCCGAGCGTCGGCACGCAGGCGCACTTCGCCGCGGCGGTCGGCGGATCGACCACGGTCTATTTCGATACCGACAAGTACAACATCGATTCGCAGGATGCCGCCGCCTTGCAGGCGCAGGCGCAGTACTTCGCACGCTATCCGCAGGTCACCTTCACCATCGAAGGCCATGCCGATGAACGGGGAACGCGCGAATACAACATCGCGCTGGGCGAAAAGCGCGCGACTGCGGCGAAGAACTTCCTCGTCAGCCTCGGCGTCGATCCGGGCCGCATCGCGGTGGTGAGCTACGGCAAGGAGCGCCCCGTGGCGCTCGGTTCGGACGAAACCTCGTGGGCGCGTAACCGCCGCGCCGCGAGCGTGATCATCAACTGATGATCAGCTGTTGTGCAGGTCGGGCGAAAGTCCGGCCTGCACCTCGAAGGGCGCAGGCGCCGCGGGCGCCTCGATCCCGGCCAGATCCCGCGCGCCCGTGACGATG is drawn from Erythrobacter sp. and contains these coding sequences:
- the pal gene encoding peptidoglycan-associated lipoprotein Pal, whose translation is MNTKLATALLLASATGLAACAKKPPEQLPPPPSQTVTQPQTRPQVQPTGPSVGTQAHFAAAVGGSTTVYFDTDKYNIDSQDAAALQAQAQYFARYPQVTFTIEGHADERGTREYNIALGEKRATAAKNFLVSLGVDPGRIAVVSYGKERPVALGSDETSWARNRRAASVIIN